In one Gopherus evgoodei ecotype Sinaloan lineage chromosome 1, rGopEvg1_v1.p, whole genome shotgun sequence genomic region, the following are encoded:
- the LOC115645344 gene encoding uncharacterized protein LOC115645344, translating to MDTDALSSPWDSSRSSSSCEEEPYGGLAVSKLLAGATKSSCSQEEEGRKKQQSHQGKGAGVPQQDGSWMNIAYTHSQVSRASAERENHLQAPRKKVESRRVDQKNPPFEDFKGIPIDQDPKDAKSHQRSVKNQRAFVYQPSSTEHAQGDPPPLAKLAVAPAEKREQCDSSEAPSEIKSPRRMQPLTKSTQTEELRLERGKPYGPATPAGARQAPRPCSPGWSAAAPLSWPELQLERGSPVALLSLLELRPERGSPTAP from the exons ATG GACACAGATGCACTGAGCAGTCCTTGGGACAGTTCTCGTTCTTCTTCCAGTTGTGAGGAGGAGCCATATGGAGGGCTAGCAGTGTCAAAACTCTTG GCTGGTGCTACCAAGTCCTCGTGCAGTCAGGAAGAGGAGGGACGTAAGAAGCAGCAGAGCCATCAAGGGAAAGGAGCAGGAGTTCCACAGCAGGATGG TTCCTGGATGAATATTGCTTACACCCACTCACAAGTGTCCAGAGCCTCTGCTGAGCGGGAGAACCATCTTCAGGCACCAAGGAAAAAGGTGGAAAGCAGGAGAGTGGACCAGAAGAACCCTCCGTTTGAGGACTTTAAGGGAATTCCGATAG ATCAAGACCCCAAAGATGCTAAATCTCATCAACGTTCCGTGAAGAATCAGAGAGCCTTTGTTTACCAGCCCAGCTCAACAGAACATGCTCAAG GAGATCCACCGCCATTGGCCAAGCTGGCCGTAGCACCAGCTGAAAAAAGAGAGCAGTGCGACAGCTCAGAGGCTCCGTCTGAGATCAAAAGTCCGAGGCGGATGCAGCCCCTTACCAAGAGCACACAAACTGAAG AGCttcggctggagcgcggcaagccctacGGCCCCGCGACCCCGGCCGGAGCGCGCCAAGCCCCAcgcccctgctctcctggctggagtgcagcagccccgctctcctggccagAGCTTCAGCTGGAACGCGGCAGCCCCGTGGCCCTGCTCTCTCTGCTGGAGCTTCGCCCAGAGCGCGGCAGCCCCACggccccttga